One bacterium genomic region harbors:
- a CDS encoding phosphate ABC transporter substrate-binding protein, whose translation MSKNLRAVVVSLMCLSLIGCGKGQDKANSIQIKGSDTMVNLVQAWSEAFMQANPGSYVAVTGGGSGTGIAALLNKTCNIAMCSRKMKGKEIELARKKGIEPKEITVALDGLAVVVHPSNPIEQLTIPQLSDIFTGKITDWKEVGGKEGNIVIISREVNSGTHVYFKEHVLSQREYSKEALLVPSSQAVADEIAQNPKAIGYYGMGYISPKQKAIKVAKDENSPFVLPIVDNVTNGSYHISRPLLMYTNGEPTGLVKKFLDFILSQKGQEIVLKIDFVPVAAK comes from the coding sequence CTAATTGGCTGTGGAAAAGGCCAGGATAAGGCCAACTCGATTCAGATTAAAGGCTCGGACACGATGGTCAACCTTGTTCAGGCCTGGAGTGAGGCATTTATGCAGGCCAATCCAGGTTCTTATGTGGCGGTCACCGGAGGTGGGTCGGGAACCGGAATTGCGGCTCTTCTTAATAAAACCTGTAATATCGCTATGTGTTCCAGAAAGATGAAGGGAAAAGAGATAGAACTGGCCAGAAAGAAAGGAATTGAGCCAAAAGAGATTACGGTTGCCCTTGACGGATTGGCGGTGGTTGTCCATCCCTCTAATCCGATTGAGCAACTTACTATTCCCCAGCTTTCCGATATCTTTACCGGCAAGATCACGGATTGGAAGGAGGTAGGTGGTAAAGAAGGCAATATAGTGATTATTTCCCGTGAGGTTAACTCGGGGACACATGTCTACTTCAAAGAGCATGTGCTTAGTCAGAGAGAATACAGTAAAGAGGCCTTACTTGTGCCATCTTCCCAGGCAGTGGCCGACGAAATTGCCCAAAATCCAAAGGCTATTGGCTACTATGGCATGGGTTATATTAGTCCGAAACAGAAGGCCATTAAGGTAGCTAAAGACGAAAACTCCCCTTTTGTGCTTCCCATAGTTGATAATGTAACCAACGGCAGTTACCATATTTCTCGCCCTCTGCTGATGTATACTAACGGCGAGCCAACCGGGCTAGTGAAGAAATTCCTCGATTTTATATTGAGCCAGAAGGGACAGGAGATTGTCCTAAAGATCGACTTTGTCCCGGTAGCGGCGAAATAA
- the pstC gene encoding phosphate ABC transporter permease subunit PstC, translated as MLKKRWSKQHLKEGLIESIIRLSGVTCILIVTLIFLFLLKEGLSVFKIVTPLDFLFGQTWHPISEPPSFGILPLILGSFFVTGGAAVLALPLGVSSAVFIAEIASPKVKEVVKVGVEFLAAIPSVVIGFIGIVVLSPMVQTLFDLPTGLTALSGSIMLALMSMPTIVSITEDAITAVPKQYREAALALGATKWQTIWRVVLRAASPGIIAGCMLGIGRVIGETMAVMMITGNAARIPHSLFQPVRTLTATIAAEMGETVQGSDHYAALFAIGIVLFAISFVINLTADIFLHREIR; from the coding sequence ATGCTAAAAAAGAGATGGAGTAAACAGCACCTTAAAGAGGGCTTGATCGAAAGCATCATCAGGCTCAGCGGTGTAACTTGCATCCTCATAGTGACTTTAATCTTTCTTTTTCTTCTTAAAGAGGGACTTTCTGTGTTTAAGATAGTCACCCCACTTGATTTCCTGTTTGGCCAGACCTGGCATCCTATTTCCGAGCCACCTTCTTTTGGCATCCTGCCTCTTATTCTGGGTTCTTTTTTTGTCACTGGAGGAGCCGCCGTTCTGGCTTTGCCCTTAGGCGTATCCAGCGCCGTTTTTATTGCGGAGATTGCTTCTCCAAAAGTGAAAGAAGTAGTCAAGGTAGGGGTTGAATTCCTGGCGGCCATTCCCAGCGTAGTAATTGGCTTTATTGGTATAGTGGTTCTGTCGCCCATGGTGCAGACCCTATTTGATCTTCCCACTGGCCTTACCGCCTTGTCAGGCTCTATTATGCTGGCCCTGATGTCTATGCCTACTATTGTGAGTATTACCGAAGATGCCATCACGGCCGTTCCCAAACAATACCGAGAAGCGGCGCTGGCCTTAGGGGCAACTAAATGGCAAACGATCTGGCGGGTGGTTCTTAGAGCCGCTTCACCGGGAATAATCGCTGGTTGTATGTTGGGCATAGGGCGGGTGATCGGAGAAACTATGGCGGTAATGATGATAACCGGAAATGCGGCCAGAATTCCCCACTCCCTGTTTCAACCGGTAAGAACACTTACCGCGACTATTGCCGCGGAAATGGGAGAGACTGTCCAGGGCAGCGACCATTATGCGGCCCTCTTTGCCATTGGCATTGTGCTTTTTGCCATAAGTTTTGTGATAAACCTTACGGCTGATATCTTTCTGCATAGGGAAATAAGATAA